Proteins from one Acanthopagrus latus isolate v.2019 chromosome 18, fAcaLat1.1, whole genome shotgun sequence genomic window:
- the hbegfa gene encoding heparin-binding EGF-like growth factor a isoform X2: protein MRIFGVVLLLLHAVAVSRIASGAAVDRYESDRQRHRAVFKFLDTTRDKRAEEESRTSITATTAGYSQEDEDEYYDEYYVDEYDDGMSGDYELPQVAMSSKPKDPSAILEAESTEGKRRRGKGRKKGKGKGKKRNPCLRKYKDFCIHGTCQYLRDLRAPSCVCDPSYSGERCQFFTLPLEKPQEGYNRTTALAVVAVVLSSVCLVIIGLLLLLRQRCGNSTSK, encoded by the exons ATGAGGATCTTCGGTgtcgtcctcctgctgcttcacgCCGTGG CGGTGTCCAGAATCGCGAGCGGTGCTGCAGTCGACAGGTATGAAAGCGACCGGCAGCGGCACAGAGCTGTCTTCAAGTTTTTGGACACGACCAGGGACaagagggcagaggaggagagcaggacgAGCATCACGGCGACGACGGCGGGGTACAgccaggaggacgaggacgagtACTACGACGAGTACTACGTAGACGAGTACGACGACGGCATGTCTGGAGACTACGAGCTGCCACAAG TTGCCATGTCGAGCAAACCCAAAGACCCGTCCGCCATCTTGGAGGCTGAGAGCActgagggaaagaggaggagaggaaaggggagaaagaagggaaagggcaaggggaagaagaggaacCCCTGCCTGAGGAAGTACAAGGATTTCTGCATTCACGGCACCTGTCAGTACCTGAGGGACCTCCGCGCCCCGTCCTGTGT GTGTGACCCGAGTTACTCAGGAGAGAGGTGTCAGTTCTTCACGCTGCCCTTGGAGAAGCCTCAGGAGGGCTACAACCGGACCACAGCTCTGGCCGTGGTGGCCGTGGTGCTGTCGTCCGTCTGCCTCGTCATCATAGGCCTTCTATTACTGCTCAG GCAACGATGCGGAAATTCTAcctcaaaatag
- the hnrnph1 gene encoding heterogeneous nuclear ribonucleoprotein H isoform X2 gives MADEGYVVRIRGLPWSCSADEVQRFFSDCKIVNNGSGIHFTYTREGRPSGEAFVELETEEDLKIAVKKDRETMGHRYVEVFKSNNVEMDWVMKHTGPNCPETAGDGLVRLRGLPFGCSKEEIVQFFSGLEIVPNGITLPVDIQGRSTGEAFVQFASQDIAEKALKKHKERIGHRYIEIFKSSRAEVRTHYEPQRKPMGMQRPGPYDRPSGGRGYNMMGRGGSYDRMRRGGYGGSVSDGRYGDGGSSFQSTTGHCVHMRGLPYRATETDIYNFFSPLNPVRVHIEIGPDGRVTGEADVEFATHEDAVAAMSKDKANMQHRYVELFLNSTAGGSNGAYGGQMMGGMGNQSSYSGGQLSSGYSGGYSSQGNMGGYSDYIR, from the exons ATGGCCGATGAGGGATATGTTGTTCGCATCAGGGGTCTCCCGTGGTCCTGTTCAGCAGATGAAGTACAGAGGTTTTTCTCAG ATTGCAAAAttgtcaacaatggaagtggcATCCACTTCACCTACACAAGAGAAGGGCGTCCCAGCGGAGAAGCATTTGTCGAGTTGGAGACGGAGGAAGACCTAAAGATTGCAGTGAAGAAGGACAGAGAAACAATGGGTCACAGATATGTAGAGG tttttaagtCCAACAATGTCGAAATGGACTGGGTCATGAAGCACACTGGTCCAAACTGCCCGGAAACAGCAGGAGATGGACTCGTCCGGCTACGAGGCCTTCCTTTTGGCTGCAGCAAGGAGGAGATAGTACAGTTTTTCTCAG GGTTGGAAATCGTGCCAAATGGGATAACATTGCCGGTGGACATCCAGGGGAGGAGTACGGGGGAGGCCTTCGTGCAGTTTGCTTCACAGGATATAGCTGAAAAGGCtctaaagaaacacaaggaaagaATAGGGCACAG GTACATTGAGATCTTCAAGAGTAGCCGCGCTGAAGTGCGGACCCATTACGAACCACAGCGGAAGCCCATGGGCATGCAGAGACCTGGCCCCTATGACCGGCCCTCGGGTGGTCGTGGCTACAACATGATGGGTCGAGGCGGATCTTATGACAGAATGCGTCGCGGAGGCTACGGAGGAA GTGTATCAGATGGACGGTATGGAGATGGCGGCTCTTCCTTCCAGAGTACAACAGGCCACTGTGTCCACATGAGGGGCCTGCCATACAGagccacagagacagacatatACAAT TTCTTCTCACCATTGAATCCAGTGCGGGTCCACATTGAGATCGGCCCAGATGGCAGGGTAACCGGGGAGGCAGATGTAGAGTTTGCAACACACGAGGATGCCGTGGCAGCCATGTCTAAAGATAAAGCCAACATGC AGCACCGCTATGTGGAGCTGTTTTTGAACTCAACAGCAGGTGGTAGTAACGGAGCCTACGGCGGTCAGATGATGGGTGGCATGG GGAACCAATCGTCTTACAGCGGTGGACAGCTGAGCTCGGGGTACTCGGGTGGATACAGCAGCCAGGGCAACATGGGAGGCTACAGTGACTATA TTAGGTAA
- the rufy1 gene encoding RUN and FYVE domain-containing protein 1, with the protein MADEAGEVNTAVEDGEAELQRDEPEVSEPATVGDAGGSDEPERTEKSPQPAAETGWSAPLLSLARKATETISSGVSYAAAPRNLSQGSAASYPAEREPENDLNSTSKKLPVLPPKDPMSIERSNLLSMMKLSIKVLIQSSMSLGRTLDSEYPPLQQFFVVLEHCLKHGLKAKKSFIGQNKSIWGPLELVEKLCPESVNITTSARDLPGIKTGVGRARAWLHLALMQKTVADYLKALLDRKDLLSEFYDSGALMMEEEGAVMGGLLVGLNVIDANLCIKGEDLDSQVGVIDFSLYLKDPANSETPKDDSKMTAILDQKHYIEELNRHLSGTVTDLQAKMDSLEKTNSKLVEELTAATDRINSLREEHEQLRQENETIMQSSQKKEEAALQDSQVELETYKQTRQGLDEMYNVVWNQYREEKRIRQELERELEIQVGLKQEMEVAMKLLEKDTHEKQDTLAALRLQLDQVKTLNLQMFHKAQDSEREAEKKQAKAVQLEQKMDEMEKVMMELEERLQNSERERKESDQSDKDMKVELEGKVDALQKQLTDLDTLRLGLESELRTEREQRQSLQKSLQREQDNSIELRTQLQQLQGLNTELQELKQEKQQLQQRCEQQEQALQEMGLHLSQSKLKMEDFKEVNKALKGHAWLKDDEATSCKQCQKEFSIARRKHHCRNCGDIYCNSCSSNELALPSYPRPVRVCDMCHSLLLQRSSSTTS; encoded by the exons ATGGCCGACGAAGCAGGGGAAGTAAACACAGCTGTTGAGGATGGCGAAGCCGAACTGCAGCGAGACGAGCCTGAAGTTTCGGAACCCGCCACCGTCGGTGACGCCGGCGGCAGCGACGAGCCGGAGCGGACGGAGAAGAGTCCTCAGCCGGCGGCAGAGACCGGCTGGTCGGCTCCGCTCCTGTCTCTGGCTCGGAAGGCCACGGAGACGATTAGCAGCGGGGTGAGCTACGCCGCTGCCCCGAGGAACCTCTCGCAGGGGTCCGCTGCGAGCTACCCGGCGGAAAGAGAGCCTGAAAATGATCTCAACAGCACCTCGAAAAAGCTCCCAG TTCTGCCCCCCAAAGACCCCATGTCAATAGAGAGATCCAACCTCCTCAGCATGATGAAGCTGAGCATCAAAGTATTGATCCAGTCCTCCATGAGCCTGGGCAGGACGCTGGACTCGGAGTACCCTCCCCTGCAGCAGTTCTTTGTCGTCCTGGAGCATTGCCTCAAACACGGGCTGAAAG cCAAGAAATCCTTCATTGGTCAGAACAAGTCCATATGGGGTCCTCTGGAACTGGTTGAGAAGTTGTGTCCAGAGTCTGTCAACATTACCACAAGTGCCAGAGATCTGCCCGGCATTAA GACTGGTGTGGGAAGAGCCCGGGCTTGGCTGCATTTAGCGCTCATGCAGAAGACCGTAGCTGACTATCTGAAAGCTTTGCTGGACCGCAAAGATCTCCTGAG TGAGTTTTATGACTCTGGAGCattgatgatggaggaggagggggccgTGATGGGGGGCCTGCTGGTGGGCCTCAACGTAATTGACGCTAACCTCTGTATTAAAGGGGAGGATCTTGATTCTCAG GTTGGAGTCATTGACTTCTCCCTTTATCTGAAAGACCCTGCCAACAGTGAGACTCCAAAAGA TGATTCCAAGATGACAGCCATATTGGATCAGAAGCACTACATTGAGGAGTTGAATCGTCACCTCAGTGGCACCGTCACAGACCTTCAGGCTAAGATGGACTCTCTAGAGAAGACCAACAGCAAACTCGTAGAGGAG ctgacagcagcaacagaccGAATCAACTCCCTGCGGGAGGAACATGAACAGCTGAGACAGGAGAATGAGACAATTATGCAGTCCAGCCAGAAAAAGGAAGAG GCAGCCCTACAGGACAgtcaggtggagctggagacgTACAAACAGACCCGACAAGGCCTGGATGAAATGTACAATGTTGTCTGGAATCAATACAGAGAGGAAAAGCGAATTCGCCAG GAGCTGGAGCGTGAGCTGGAGATCCAGGTGGGCCTGAAACAGGAGATGGAGGTGGCCATGAAGCTGCTGGAGAAGGACACGCATGAGAAACAGGACACACTGGCAGCCCTACGACTCCAGCTCGACCAAGTCAAGACTCTTAACCTGCAGATGTTCCACAAAGCTCAG GACTcggaaagagaagcagagaaaaagcagGCGAAGGCTGTGCAGCTGGAGCAGAAGATGGATGAAATGGAGAAAGTCATGATGGAGCTAGAGGAGAG GCTACAGAATTCAGAGCGAGAGCGCAAAGAAAGTGACCAGTCTGACAAAGATAtgaaggtggagctggagggaaaagTGGATGCTTTGCAGAAACAACTTACTGACCTGGATACACTGAG gctgGGTTTGGAGAGCGAGCTTCGCACTGAGAGGGAACAGAGACAGAGCCTGCAGAAGTCTCTGCAGcgggaacaagacaacagcaTCGAGCTCcgcacacagctgcagcaactGCAGGGCCTGAACACG gagctgcaggagttgaagcaggagaagcagcagctgcagcagagatgtgaGCAGCAGGAACAGGCTCTACAGGAGATGGGACTTCATCTCAGCCA GTCTAAACTCAAGATGGAGGACTTCAAGGAGGTCAACAAAGCtctaaag GGCCATGCCTGGCTGAAGGATGATGAGGCCACTAGTTGTAAACAATGCCAGAAGGAGTTCTCTATTGCACGCAGAAAG CACCACTGTAGAAACTGTGGAGACATCTACTGCAACAGTTGTTCTAGTAACGAGCTGGCCTTGCCCTCGTACCCTCGGCCTGTGCGGGTGTGCGACATGTGCCActccctcctgctgcagagaagctCCTCCACGACTTCCTGA
- the hbegfa gene encoding heparin-binding EGF-like growth factor a isoform X1: MRIFGVVLLLLHAVAVSRIASGAAVDRYESDRQRHRAVFKFLDTTRDKRAEEESRTSITATTAGYSQEDEDEYYDEYYVDEYDDGMSGDYELPQVAMSSKPKDPSAILEAESTEGKRRRGKGRKKGKGKGKKRNPCLRKYKDFCIHGTCQYLRDLRAPSCVCDPSYSGERCQFFTLPLEKPQEGYNRTTALAVVAVVLSSVCLVIIGLLLLLRFHKRGAYDVENEEKVKLGLASNH, from the exons ATGAGGATCTTCGGTgtcgtcctcctgctgcttcacgCCGTGG CGGTGTCCAGAATCGCGAGCGGTGCTGCAGTCGACAGGTATGAAAGCGACCGGCAGCGGCACAGAGCTGTCTTCAAGTTTTTGGACACGACCAGGGACaagagggcagaggaggagagcaggacgAGCATCACGGCGACGACGGCGGGGTACAgccaggaggacgaggacgagtACTACGACGAGTACTACGTAGACGAGTACGACGACGGCATGTCTGGAGACTACGAGCTGCCACAAG TTGCCATGTCGAGCAAACCCAAAGACCCGTCCGCCATCTTGGAGGCTGAGAGCActgagggaaagaggaggagaggaaaggggagaaagaagggaaagggcaaggggaagaagaggaacCCCTGCCTGAGGAAGTACAAGGATTTCTGCATTCACGGCACCTGTCAGTACCTGAGGGACCTCCGCGCCCCGTCCTGTGT GTGTGACCCGAGTTACTCAGGAGAGAGGTGTCAGTTCTTCACGCTGCCCTTGGAGAAGCCTCAGGAGGGCTACAACCGGACCACAGCTCTGGCCGTGGTGGCCGTGGTGCTGTCGTCCGTCTGCCTCGTCATCATAGGCCTTCTATTACTGCTCAG GTTTCACAAGCGGGGAGCGTATGATGTAGAGAATGAGGAGAAGGTCAAACTAGGGTTAGCGTCCAAccactga
- the hnrnph1 gene encoding heterogeneous nuclear ribonucleoprotein H isoform X1 — MADEGYVVRIRGLPWSCSADEVQRFFSDCKIVNNGSGIHFTYTREGRPSGEAFVELETEEDLKIAVKKDRETMGHRYVEVFKSNNVEMDWVMKHTGPNCPETAGDGLVRLRGLPFGCSKEEIVQFFSGLEIVPNGITLPVDIQGRSTGEAFVQFASQDIAEKALKKHKERIGHRYIEIFKSSRAEVRTHYEPQRKPMGMQRPGPYDRPSGGRGYNMMGRGGSYDRMRRGGYGGSVSDGRYGDGGSSFQSTTGHCVHMRGLPYRATETDIYNFFSPLNPVRVHIEIGPDGRVTGEADVEFATHEDAVAAMSKDKANMQHRYVELFLNSTAGGSNGAYGGQMMGGMGNQSSYSGGQLSSGYSGGYSSQGNMGGYSDYSNQGGMGSSYYGGGGGGGSRGSMNGLGGGWGM; from the exons ATGGCCGATGAGGGATATGTTGTTCGCATCAGGGGTCTCCCGTGGTCCTGTTCAGCAGATGAAGTACAGAGGTTTTTCTCAG ATTGCAAAAttgtcaacaatggaagtggcATCCACTTCACCTACACAAGAGAAGGGCGTCCCAGCGGAGAAGCATTTGTCGAGTTGGAGACGGAGGAAGACCTAAAGATTGCAGTGAAGAAGGACAGAGAAACAATGGGTCACAGATATGTAGAGG tttttaagtCCAACAATGTCGAAATGGACTGGGTCATGAAGCACACTGGTCCAAACTGCCCGGAAACAGCAGGAGATGGACTCGTCCGGCTACGAGGCCTTCCTTTTGGCTGCAGCAAGGAGGAGATAGTACAGTTTTTCTCAG GGTTGGAAATCGTGCCAAATGGGATAACATTGCCGGTGGACATCCAGGGGAGGAGTACGGGGGAGGCCTTCGTGCAGTTTGCTTCACAGGATATAGCTGAAAAGGCtctaaagaaacacaaggaaagaATAGGGCACAG GTACATTGAGATCTTCAAGAGTAGCCGCGCTGAAGTGCGGACCCATTACGAACCACAGCGGAAGCCCATGGGCATGCAGAGACCTGGCCCCTATGACCGGCCCTCGGGTGGTCGTGGCTACAACATGATGGGTCGAGGCGGATCTTATGACAGAATGCGTCGCGGAGGCTACGGAGGAA GTGTATCAGATGGACGGTATGGAGATGGCGGCTCTTCCTTCCAGAGTACAACAGGCCACTGTGTCCACATGAGGGGCCTGCCATACAGagccacagagacagacatatACAAT TTCTTCTCACCATTGAATCCAGTGCGGGTCCACATTGAGATCGGCCCAGATGGCAGGGTAACCGGGGAGGCAGATGTAGAGTTTGCAACACACGAGGATGCCGTGGCAGCCATGTCTAAAGATAAAGCCAACATGC AGCACCGCTATGTGGAGCTGTTTTTGAACTCAACAGCAGGTGGTAGTAACGGAGCCTACGGCGGTCAGATGATGGGTGGCATGG GGAACCAATCGTCTTACAGCGGTGGACAGCTGAGCTCGGGGTACTCGGGTGGATACAGCAGCCAGGGCAACATGGGAGGCTACAGTGACTATA GTAACCAGGGCGGCATGGGAAGCAGTTACTACGgcggcggtggaggaggaggaagcagaggctctATGAATGGACTGGGTGGGGGATGGGGAATGTAG